A single Kribbella aluminosa DNA region contains:
- a CDS encoding nuclear transport factor 2 family protein, whose translation MTRTGLAAQYEQTIRTYFDGCNEADVPKMKSCFTDDAVHYFPPSMYGGAWRTADLIARRWADFVATKGSAWTIDRLVVEPESHQAVIEWTHYKTAENTILRGDEWYLFDEPTGLIREIRAYYAAPQPQGSALTELQDFDYKGRGYHHTSPVPRPHPSQK comes from the coding sequence ATGACACGCACCGGACTGGCCGCGCAGTACGAGCAGACCATCCGCACCTACTTCGACGGCTGCAACGAGGCCGACGTACCGAAGATGAAGTCCTGCTTCACCGACGACGCGGTCCACTACTTCCCGCCCAGCATGTACGGCGGCGCATGGCGCACCGCCGACCTGATCGCCCGCCGCTGGGCGGATTTCGTAGCCACCAAGGGATCCGCCTGGACGATCGACCGCCTCGTCGTCGAACCCGAAAGCCACCAGGCCGTCATCGAATGGACCCACTACAAGACCGCCGAGAACACGATCCTGCGCGGCGACGAGTGGTACCTCTTCGACGAACCCACCGGCCTCATCCGCGAGATCCGCGCGTACTACGCGGCACCACAACCGCAAGGCTCCGCGCTGACCGAACTACAGGACTTCGACTACAAAGGCCGCGGCTACCACCACACCAGCCCGGTGCCCCGGCCCCACCCCAGCCAGAAATGA
- a CDS encoding FAD-dependent monooxygenase — MANSDGGEGRALVVGLGISGIATALRLLQVGWTPVIVERAPARRTGGYFVALFGGGRPPAERLGILERLDNRLPRGASYEIDRAGNRKVGLGYGDLPGSPWMMLRGDIEEAAFSALPSGVDIRHSTVPTRIEQDATGVDVTLANTVDGTTATERFDLVIGADGLRSTVRSLVFGPHERYLHRLNYMAVAYQLPRPLSDLHPDDAAVLLEPKRSMWIFPFAGSDPTVLLNYHTRDVDAEFTQPPVERVRAAFGPEPAGRSLGEVLDALETADDLLFDSVEQVHLDTWHRGRVVLVGDSAWCVTLYAGMGVSTAMSGADLLGTMLQRHPQDVPHALAEWERALRPALEVFQRNGIQQRTFFVPATTSELAVRKLMTAGMRVPVVSSLLQQLRTRDKAGRLKDHDIALA, encoded by the coding sequence ATGGCGAACTCGGACGGCGGCGAAGGCCGGGCACTGGTGGTCGGGCTTGGCATCAGCGGGATCGCGACCGCGCTGCGGCTGCTCCAGGTCGGCTGGACGCCGGTCATCGTCGAGCGGGCGCCGGCGAGGAGGACCGGTGGGTACTTCGTCGCGCTGTTCGGCGGTGGCCGCCCACCGGCAGAACGCCTGGGCATTCTCGAGCGGCTCGACAACCGCCTGCCCCGTGGTGCCAGCTACGAGATCGACCGGGCCGGGAACCGGAAGGTCGGCCTTGGGTACGGCGACCTGCCCGGAAGCCCCTGGATGATGCTGCGTGGCGACATCGAGGAAGCCGCCTTCAGCGCGCTTCCCAGCGGGGTCGACATCCGCCACTCGACCGTACCGACCCGCATCGAGCAGGACGCGACCGGCGTGGACGTCACGCTGGCCAACACCGTCGACGGCACCACTGCCACCGAGCGATTCGACCTGGTCATCGGTGCGGACGGGCTACGCTCCACCGTGCGCTCGCTGGTGTTCGGGCCGCACGAGCGATATCTGCACCGGCTGAACTACATGGCCGTCGCCTACCAGCTCCCCCGGCCGCTCAGCGACCTCCATCCAGACGACGCCGCCGTACTCCTCGAGCCGAAGCGTTCGATGTGGATCTTTCCGTTCGCGGGCAGTGATCCGACAGTGCTGCTGAACTATCACACCCGCGATGTCGATGCCGAGTTCACTCAACCGCCCGTAGAGCGAGTGCGTGCTGCCTTCGGACCAGAACCGGCCGGCCGGTCGCTCGGTGAAGTACTGGACGCGCTGGAGACCGCCGACGACCTGTTGTTCGACTCCGTCGAGCAAGTGCATCTGGACACTTGGCATCGCGGGCGGGTCGTACTCGTCGGCGATTCGGCCTGGTGCGTCACCCTGTACGCCGGAATGGGCGTCTCGACAGCTATGTCCGGGGCCGACCTGCTGGGCACGATGCTGCAACGCCATCCCCAGGACGTGCCACATGCGCTGGCCGAGTGGGAACGTGCACTACGTCCCGCCCTGGAGGTCTTCCAGCGCAACGGGATCCAGCAACGTACCTTCTTCGTACCGGCCACCACGTCCGAGCTCGCCGTCCGCAAACTCATGACCGCTGGAATGCGGGTTCCAGTGGTCTCGTCGTTGCTGCAACAGCTGCGGACCAGGGACAAGGCGGGAAGGCTCAAGGACCACGACATCGCCCTGGCCTGA
- a CDS encoding fumarylacetoacetate hydrolase family protein — protein sequence MKIGRTNLDGHQRWIVHDGDRWHAGPPGCRLADVLAGPDISGWPPLGDQDPLLLAPYDGGTIFGIGLNYRSTVAEMNWPVPSVPYLFPKLAGSVTGPQGVVVADPALSGQVDWEGELAVVIGRRTRNVDTAEALAAVYGYTAANDISARDLQAADGQWVRGKGLDTFCPLGPVIVPASGIDPANTRIRTWVNGNVVQDGNTSDMIFGVAELVAYLSSNLTLMPGDIILSGTPAGCGGFQNPQRFLAAGDTVEVEVDHIGRLTNVVEAG from the coding sequence ATGAAGATCGGCAGGACCAATCTCGACGGCCATCAACGCTGGATCGTTCACGACGGCGATCGATGGCACGCAGGGCCTCCTGGCTGCCGGCTCGCGGACGTCCTGGCCGGACCGGACATCTCCGGCTGGCCACCACTCGGCGATCAAGACCCGCTGCTGCTCGCGCCGTACGACGGCGGAACGATCTTCGGCATCGGTCTCAACTACCGCAGCACGGTCGCTGAGATGAACTGGCCGGTGCCGTCCGTGCCATATCTGTTCCCCAAGCTCGCGGGCAGCGTGACCGGACCCCAGGGCGTCGTCGTCGCCGATCCAGCCCTGTCCGGCCAGGTCGACTGGGAAGGCGAACTGGCGGTTGTGATCGGTCGCAGGACACGCAATGTCGACACCGCTGAGGCTCTCGCGGCGGTCTACGGGTACACCGCCGCGAACGACATCTCGGCCCGTGATCTCCAGGCCGCGGACGGCCAATGGGTCCGTGGCAAGGGGCTCGACACCTTCTGCCCGCTGGGTCCTGTCATCGTCCCGGCGTCCGGCATCGATCCGGCGAACACCAGGATCCGGACCTGGGTGAACGGGAACGTGGTCCAGGACGGCAACACGTCGGACATGATCTTCGGCGTCGCCGAACTCGTCGCCTACCTCAGCAGCAATCTGACCCTGATGCCGGGCGACATCATCCTGAGCGGAACGCCCGCGGGCTGTGGAGGCTTCCAGAACCCGCAACGCTTCCTCGCCGCCGGCGACACCGTCGAGGTCGAGGTTGACCACATAGGCCGGCTCACCAACGTGGTCGAAGCCGGCTAG
- a CDS encoding carbohydrate ABC transporter permease, which yields MTVLRESVPLTAAPTRSRRRTRSGGVFAWALLLPTVVATAIISLYPLADTLWLSFHDTVLSGKQNGFVGLANFSRLLSDAYFRGAWGQTITFTVASTALETLFGLAFALVLHQKFPLRGLVRALVLIPWAIPTVAASKMFQRLFDGQVGVVNYVLERVGLIDSYVNFLGEGSTALATIVAADVWKTTPFMAILILAALQTIPDELRESAIVDGAGAFRRLTSIVLPMIAPAMLVAALIRALDAFRIFDLPYTLTGGGPAGSTETLSTYAYKQVFSGLQIGYGSAAITVTFITEVLIAGIFVAFLVRQSRRLG from the coding sequence ATGACGGTGCTGAGAGAGTCGGTACCCCTGACGGCCGCCCCGACGCGATCTCGCCGGCGGACCCGGAGCGGTGGCGTCTTCGCGTGGGCGTTGCTGCTGCCGACGGTGGTCGCGACGGCGATCATTTCGCTGTACCCGTTGGCGGACACGCTCTGGCTTTCGTTCCACGACACCGTGCTGTCCGGCAAGCAGAACGGATTCGTCGGCCTGGCGAACTTCTCCCGGCTGCTGTCGGATGCGTACTTCCGCGGAGCCTGGGGGCAGACGATCACGTTCACGGTGGCGTCCACGGCACTCGAGACCTTGTTCGGCCTCGCCTTCGCTCTGGTACTGCACCAGAAGTTCCCGCTCCGCGGCCTGGTGCGAGCCCTGGTACTGATCCCGTGGGCCATCCCGACGGTCGCGGCGTCGAAGATGTTCCAGCGCCTGTTCGACGGGCAGGTCGGGGTTGTGAACTACGTGCTGGAGCGCGTCGGCCTGATCGACAGCTATGTGAACTTCCTGGGGGAGGGCTCGACCGCGCTGGCAACCATCGTGGCGGCGGACGTCTGGAAGACCACCCCGTTCATGGCGATCCTGATCCTCGCGGCGCTGCAGACGATCCCCGACGAGCTCCGCGAGTCCGCGATCGTCGACGGTGCCGGGGCGTTCCGCCGGCTGACCTCGATCGTCCTGCCGATGATCGCGCCGGCCATGCTCGTGGCCGCGCTGATCCGAGCACTCGACGCGTTCCGCATCTTCGACCTGCCCTACACCTTGACTGGTGGCGGCCCGGCCGGATCCACCGAGACGTTGTCGACGTACGCCTACAAGCAGGTCTTCTCCGGTCTTCAGATCGGGTACGGCTCGGCGGCGATCACCGTCACCTTCATCACCGAGGTGCTCATCGCCGGCATCTTCGTCGCGTTCCTGGTTCGTCAGTCAAGGAGGCTCGGATGA
- a CDS encoding extracellular solute-binding protein: MENGGSRLRIGRREYLKLLGLGAGAVAAGPALVGCSQGGGGGTAANGRKVVNFMATSMPSQTTTLAKFVQLYNDSQSSYQVNLRELPTQSSSTEVHQQLVQTLDRADGSIDAFMLDIVWVAEFAAAGWSMDLSSSFSATDRKQFFPAVVEACTYEQKLVAMPFVIAAGMLYYRTDLLKAAGLKPPATWSALVEQSRQLTGSGAAKLGFLWQGKQSEALVANAVEFIAAGGGSVFGPDHKTVTIADAPAVEAVQFMYDTINSTKISPRDVLSWDEEPTRRSFWGGSAPFMRMWSSAWLRTQDPSISQVAGKTGLANLPGLRAGLSGSTFGGYQLGIAESSKNKDGALDFLKWIAKPQTAKTFYDGFGYTSAQTGFYEQAGIKGTSVADAVTRQVGGAGVPRPVTPHYAQVSLALQAAVSTAISKGDVKTNLERARSEIERIVAS, encoded by the coding sequence ATGGAGAACGGCGGAAGCCGGCTACGTATCGGCCGGCGTGAGTACCTGAAGTTGCTCGGTCTCGGGGCGGGAGCGGTTGCGGCGGGTCCGGCGCTGGTGGGTTGCAGCCAAGGTGGTGGAGGCGGTACGGCCGCCAACGGCAGGAAGGTCGTGAACTTCATGGCCACGTCGATGCCAAGCCAGACGACGACGCTGGCCAAGTTCGTCCAGTTGTACAACGACTCGCAGTCCAGCTATCAGGTCAACCTGCGCGAGCTGCCGACGCAGTCGTCCAGCACCGAGGTACATCAGCAACTTGTGCAGACGCTCGACCGGGCCGACGGCAGCATCGACGCGTTCATGCTCGACATCGTGTGGGTGGCGGAGTTCGCTGCCGCGGGATGGTCGATGGATCTGTCCAGCTCGTTCAGTGCGACCGACCGCAAGCAGTTCTTCCCCGCTGTGGTGGAGGCCTGTACTTACGAGCAGAAGCTGGTCGCCATGCCGTTCGTCATCGCGGCCGGCATGCTGTACTACCGGACCGATCTGCTCAAGGCCGCCGGGCTGAAACCACCGGCGACCTGGTCGGCGCTCGTCGAGCAGTCTCGTCAGCTGACCGGTTCCGGCGCGGCCAAACTGGGATTCCTCTGGCAGGGAAAGCAGTCCGAGGCACTGGTCGCCAACGCCGTCGAGTTCATCGCGGCGGGTGGCGGTTCGGTGTTCGGGCCGGACCACAAGACCGTGACGATCGCCGACGCCCCGGCGGTCGAGGCGGTGCAGTTCATGTACGACACCATCAACAGCACCAAGATCTCGCCGCGCGACGTACTGTCCTGGGACGAGGAGCCCACCCGGCGGTCGTTCTGGGGCGGGTCGGCACCGTTCATGCGGATGTGGTCGTCGGCGTGGCTGCGCACGCAGGACCCCTCGATCTCCCAGGTCGCCGGGAAGACCGGGCTGGCGAATCTTCCCGGACTGAGGGCAGGCCTCAGCGGCTCCACGTTCGGTGGATATCAGCTCGGCATCGCAGAGTCGTCGAAGAACAAGGACGGTGCGCTCGACTTCCTCAAGTGGATCGCGAAGCCACAGACCGCGAAGACCTTCTACGACGGCTTCGGGTACACCTCGGCACAGACCGGGTTCTACGAGCAGGCCGGCATCAAGGGCACATCGGTAGCCGACGCGGTGACCCGGCAGGTTGGTGGCGCTGGGGTGCCGCGGCCGGTGACGCCGCACTACGCCCAGGTGTCGCTCGCCTTGCAGGCTGCGGTCTCGACCGCTATCAGCAAGGGCGATGTGAAGACGAACCTCGAACGCGCTCGCTCCGAGATCGAACGCATCGTCGCCTCATGA
- a CDS encoding IclR family transcriptional regulator, with protein sequence MSALDRCLSILDFMATTSEATVADISASLGISRSATYRLMERLRLRGYLEEGRITHTWALGPAAARLAMAAVHSTDVARAAPEYLRMLVQQTRETVSLGVPRGREMVFIYRERGPRSVGVSADVGVRRPMYCTSVGKAYLAALPADHRSSLLDRVVLHRYTEATVADRSALEADLARTAERGWAQDLGELDVSSACCGAVVRDNLGRPIAAISVAGPADRMVPELARVGPIVASTAEAISRRLGYDPEIEYAPSAPPDLDGRQS encoded by the coding sequence GTGTCGGCGCTCGATCGGTGCCTGTCGATCCTCGACTTCATGGCCACGACGTCCGAGGCGACGGTCGCGGATATCTCGGCGTCGCTCGGCATCTCGCGGAGCGCGACGTACCGGTTGATGGAGCGGCTGCGACTGCGTGGATATCTGGAGGAAGGGCGGATCACGCACACCTGGGCCCTCGGTCCGGCGGCGGCGCGGCTGGCGATGGCGGCGGTGCACTCGACGGACGTCGCGCGGGCGGCTCCGGAGTATCTGCGGATGCTGGTGCAGCAGACTCGTGAGACGGTGTCGCTCGGCGTACCGCGTGGGCGGGAGATGGTGTTCATCTACCGGGAGCGGGGTCCGCGATCGGTCGGTGTGTCGGCCGATGTCGGTGTTCGCCGACCGATGTACTGCACGTCGGTCGGCAAGGCGTACCTCGCGGCGCTGCCGGCCGACCATCGCTCGTCGCTACTGGATCGCGTCGTGCTGCACAGGTACACCGAGGCGACGGTGGCCGATCGGTCCGCGCTCGAGGCGGACTTGGCCCGGACCGCCGAGCGTGGCTGGGCCCAGGACCTCGGTGAACTCGACGTCTCCAGCGCGTGCTGTGGAGCGGTGGTCCGGGACAACCTCGGCCGCCCGATCGCAGCGATCTCGGTCGCCGGACCGGCCGATCGCATGGTGCCCGAACTGGCTCGCGTCGGCCCGATCGTGGCGAGTACCGCCGAGGCGATCTCGCGCCGGCTGGGGTACGACCCGGAGATCGAGTATGCCCCCAGCGCGCCACCTGACCTCGACGGAAGGCAGTCATGA
- a CDS encoding ribonuclease activity regulator RraA, whose protein sequence is MNQPPLAAETLAKLTRVSTATLATQLFRRGLRQQFLVGVPPLGDVEARWAGEAFTMRFIPSREDLDTLESLHTEDNLQWQAVEQIGPGQVLVVDSRNDISAASAGDMLVTRAWKRGAVAFVTDGAVRDGSVLRELDIPTYARAITATTRLTSFHVADLQVPIGCSDVAVYPGDIMVGDADGVIVVPRGLADEIAGPAVEQEEIEDYLHTRVHTGESLLGIYPATDQSRRDYDDWKASR, encoded by the coding sequence GTGAATCAGCCCCCACTCGCCGCCGAGACACTCGCTAAGCTCACCCGGGTAAGCACCGCGACGCTCGCGACCCAGCTCTTCAGACGTGGCCTCCGGCAACAGTTTCTCGTCGGCGTCCCGCCGCTGGGCGACGTCGAGGCGCGATGGGCCGGAGAAGCTTTCACCATGCGCTTCATCCCGAGCCGGGAGGACCTCGACACCCTCGAGAGCCTGCACACCGAGGACAACCTGCAGTGGCAGGCAGTCGAGCAGATCGGGCCCGGCCAGGTCCTGGTCGTCGACAGCCGGAACGACATCAGCGCCGCATCTGCCGGAGACATGCTCGTCACCCGCGCCTGGAAACGCGGTGCGGTCGCCTTCGTCACCGACGGCGCCGTACGCGACGGCTCGGTGCTGCGAGAGCTCGACATTCCGACGTACGCCCGTGCCATCACCGCGACCACCCGGCTCACCTCCTTCCACGTGGCGGATCTGCAGGTACCCATCGGATGCTCCGACGTAGCCGTCTACCCCGGCGACATCATGGTCGGAGATGCCGATGGCGTGATCGTCGTACCGCGCGGCCTGGCAGACGAGATCGCCGGCCCGGCGGTCGAGCAGGAAGAGATCGAGGACTACCTGCACACGCGCGTCCACACGGGTGAGTCCCTGCTCGGCATCTACCCCGCGACCGACCAGAGCCGCCGCGACTATGACGATTGGAAGGCATCCCGATGA
- a CDS encoding LacI family DNA-binding transcriptional regulator has product MTVTVRDIAREAGVSAATVSRALARPDSVAPDTRQRVIEVAGRLGYVAAPSRRSDGRSATASIGLVVPDLDNPTFASLLKSAEQRCRVRGYAVLVGDCEKDAEIEADLVRDLSGRVDGLVICSPRSEPGTIAAFAEQVPLLVVDGHGEGLTSVTVDYTGGMDQVVTHLTALGHRQLAYAGGRTSTWSELERREGLRRALAERGLPEYVDLGAFTAGIAGGYAAADQLLATPATAIVCINTLVALGLINRLNQRGLSVPGDMSIVEFDTANTSRLASPLLTTVAPPPGTVGWTAADVMVQTIENPADTVNSRKIPVELSIQQSTGAPRSS; this is encoded by the coding sequence ATGACGGTCACGGTTCGCGACATCGCCAGGGAGGCAGGCGTCTCGGCCGCCACCGTTTCGCGCGCCCTCGCGCGACCGGACAGCGTCGCGCCGGACACCCGCCAACGCGTCATCGAGGTCGCTGGCCGGCTCGGCTACGTGGCCGCACCGTCACGCCGATCCGACGGCCGTTCGGCCACTGCCTCGATCGGTCTCGTCGTACCGGATCTCGACAACCCGACGTTCGCGTCACTGCTCAAGAGCGCCGAGCAACGCTGCCGCGTCCGCGGGTACGCCGTACTCGTCGGCGATTGCGAGAAGGACGCCGAGATCGAAGCGGACCTGGTTCGCGATCTGTCCGGCCGCGTCGACGGGCTGGTCATCTGCTCTCCACGGAGCGAGCCCGGCACGATCGCCGCCTTCGCGGAACAGGTGCCCCTGCTCGTCGTCGACGGTCACGGGGAGGGACTGACGAGTGTCACCGTGGACTACACCGGCGGTATGGATCAGGTCGTCACCCACCTGACGGCGTTGGGGCATCGCCAACTGGCGTACGCCGGCGGCCGTACCTCGACGTGGTCCGAGCTGGAGCGACGAGAAGGACTTCGCCGCGCACTCGCCGAACGCGGCCTGCCGGAGTACGTCGATCTCGGCGCCTTCACCGCCGGCATCGCAGGCGGCTACGCGGCCGCCGACCAACTCCTCGCGACACCGGCGACCGCGATCGTCTGCATCAACACCCTGGTTGCGCTGGGCTTGATCAATCGGCTGAATCAGCGCGGCTTGTCGGTCCCCGGCGACATGAGCATCGTCGAGTTCGACACCGCCAACACCTCCCGGTTGGCATCGCCGTTACTGACCACGGTCGCTCCCCCGCCCGGCACGGTCGGCTGGACCGCCGCCGACGTCATGGTGCAGACAATCGAGAACCCGGCCGACACCGTCAATTCCCGCAAGATCCCGGTCGAACTCTCCATCCAGCAATCCACCGGCGCCCCACGTAGCTCCTAG
- a CDS encoding type II toxin-antitoxin system PemK/MazF family toxin — MRRGEVWWADFNEQRAVVLLSGEEASGFLATQVVAPAGTDLSGVAVEVAVGAPEGLPLEGVLRVALPRPDLIPCTWLVTLAREDLIGQAGVLPSAKLSEIEDALRLGGLK; from the coding sequence ATGCGACGCGGCGAAGTCTGGTGGGCAGATTTCAACGAGCAGCGGGCAGTCGTACTGCTGTCGGGAGAAGAGGCGTCCGGCTTCTTGGCGACGCAGGTTGTCGCTCCCGCGGGCACCGATCTCAGCGGCGTGGCAGTCGAGGTGGCAGTAGGTGCCCCCGAAGGACTGCCTCTCGAAGGCGTCCTGAGAGTCGCACTTCCACGTCCCGACCTCATCCCTTGCACTTGGCTGGTCACCCTGGCCAGAGAAGACCTGATAGGGCAGGCGGGCGTCCTGCCGTCCGCGAAGCTCAGCGAGATCGAGGATGCCCTTCGTCTCGGTGGACTCAAGTAG